AGATTTGTGAGGATTGCCTTGAGTGATTCAGCTTTAAGTCTAGTTGGAGGATAATCATAACTTAGATGagtttttttcaataaaaattcaaaacagaCATATGTATAGATTCTGGTTCTAGCATCATCTATGGAGCCCTTTCGTTGCTTCATATTCGTGTATATTTGCTGAATGAGCGACAATTCACTAACTAAATCCTCTGAGTGATGTTTTTCTATGTGATTATGAGCTGTTACCTGTTTTGGTGGGATCTACAATCTTAGTATGAGTTTTCCTGTTTGTTGTTTAAAAGTTGAGTTGTTGATTCAAGTTGGTTGTTTTCTGTCTTTAACTCCTATCATCTATCAAAAACGATGAGGGTTGAACGTCTTAACAGATCGGGTACCTGAATCTTTCAAGTCAATGAAGGTGAAAGTGATTATGAGAATCAATGTTTTTTTCCCTAAATATAGACTTAGACTACTCACCAGTTACCAATAGCAAAGAATAATGTTTTCAATTTCTATCCTGCCCATTTCTGCAATCAAAGTCTTGATTCTCAATGTTGTTAAAAGTTTAGGTTTTACAATTTTCTACCTTCTAGGAACCCTTAGGAATTTTTTGTTGGCTTGGCTGATTAtgataaccaaaaaaaaaaaaaaactgtgcTTTATAACTTTTGCTTTGCGTCAGGGCCTGACTCAAGGGGCGAAGAACAAGATATCAATTGTCGGTTCAGCGTCCTTGAACCTTGCTGAATATGCTTCCAAGACTGAGGAGCACTTTGAAGTCAAGATTCCTTTAACTGTTTCCGGCATTCTGGTTGAGAGTCGTCCTATGCTCTCTGTAAGTAGCTGTACTAATTATGTTAGGACCATAAAAATGTCTGCATTGTTTCTTCTCTTGATTAACTTTTTTGTTCGTTGCACACATTAGTGACGTCAAATCTTTCACCTGTCTTGCAGTTGTCATTCAGCTTTCTGGAGCTTATTGACGTGCAGGAAGCAGCAGTTGTGGTGCCAAGTGCAGTAATGTCTCCTCCGTCTCCTTCAGTATCTGGAGAAACTTGTGCTACAGAGAAAGACGAGGTTTCTGCTCTTAAAGCCGGTCTGAGGAAGGTAAAAATATTCACAGAGTTCGTTTCGACTCATAAGGCTAAGAAGGCTTGCCGAGAGGAGGAAGGTAGTGAAGATACCAAGAGTGAGGAGGGTGAATATGCTTACTCTTTCGACTCAGATTCACTTGATGAATATGATGAAGGGGAACCTAATGAAACGAAGGAGGATTCTTCAGTTAGGAAATCATTTAGCTATGGTACATTGGCTTTTGCCAACTACGCAGGTGTATCGTGTTATTCAAGTGATAGAATCAATAATGAGGATTTGATTTACTACAGCCACCGACGGAAATCAGATGTTGGTTGCTCTCATGTAGAGGATATAGCATCAAACATCCCCGAGCCGGCATCATTTCAGAACTCCAAACGTAGTATTTTGCCGTGGAGAAAGAGGAAACTGAGTTTCAGATCTCCTAAAGCTAAAGGAGAACCGTTACTTAAGAAGTCttatggagaagaaggaggcGATGATATAGACTTTGACCGCAGACAGCTCAGTTCTGATGAAGGGGCCTCATTGGGGGTAAGAAATCCAATATTTCCCTGATACCTTAACAAAAGTTATAAGAAGGCAACGACAACAAAAGTTCTTCGCTTTTTTTTATGTACaactaaaatatgataataggATCTTCTGTTCTTCCTGTTTTGATTATCCGCAATTCTGCTTATGATTGAAAGACCAACCAAAGCAAGATTTTACGCTATACAATCTGTCTTTGGCATTcttgattacaaaattttcaGGAGAAGTAACAATCATATCCATTATTTTGCAGTGGCATAGAACTGATGAAGAGTCGAATACGAATCGGACATCAGTTTCTGAGTTTGGTGATGATAGTTTTGCTGTTGGCACGTGGGAGCAGAAAGAAATAACAAGCCGGGATGGTCATCTGAAGATCCAAACAGAAGTATTCTTTGCTTCAATAGATCAAAGAAGCGAAAGGGCTGCAGGACAAAGCGCTTGCACTGCACTAGTTGCTGTTATCGCTGATTGGTTGCACAACAGTCACAACCTCATGCCCATCAAGTCACAGTTCGACACATTAATCAGAGACGGCTCTCTGGAATGGAGAAACCTCTGTGAGAAGGAAACGTACAGGGAGAGGTTCCCTGACAAGCACTTTGATTTGGAGACGGTCATCCAAGCTCAAATCCGCCGTCTCTGTGTTGTTCCCGGGAAGTCATTCGTCGGATTCTTCCACCCCGAGGAGGGGGATTTCGATTTTCTACATGGCGCTATGTCGTTTGACAGTATTTGGGATGAGATCACTGCCTGTTCAGCAAGCAATGGCGAGGCCCCTATTTTCATCGTCAGCTGGAACGATCACTTCTTCATCCTCAAAGTCGACAGCGATGCTTACTACATCATCGACACATTAGGGGAGCGACTGCACGAGGGGTGCAACCAGGCTTATATACTGAAATTCGACACGAACACCACTATCTTCAAACTGCCAGATACTAGTCAATCATCACAAGAAAAACCTGTTTCCGAGCAACTTGTGAACTCCGAAGAAAGTGCCCCAGTGACAGTAGACACAGGGGAAGACCACGGACAGGAAGAGGGCGTCGTTTGTCAAGGTAAAGAGTCGTGCAAAGAATACATAAAGAGTTTCTTGGCAGCGATCCCGATCAGGGAACTGCAGGCGGATATGAAGAAAGGCTTGCCCCTTTCGACACTTCTCCATCACCGGCTGCAGATAGAGTTTCACTTCACTCAGGCGGAGGAGCAGTTGGCGTCCTCGTCTCCTGCAATGGAAGTCGCGACGTGCGCTACCCAAGAAGTCTGCTAGAAAACTGGTAAACTGTGATTATGGctaactttatttttcctttttagaagCTTAGTTTTGGGATGAATTTGGCAGCAAAAGAGCATCCATTTCACCATCTTTGGTCTAGCATGTATAAGTGTAACCATCTTTCTTGTAAAATCAAGTGTTTCCACAACTTAATTTGGTTAAGCTAATGTAGCCTTTTTTGTAGTGCCTAATTATGGGTTATACTTTAGTTTTGTGACTTTTTATGATGGAAGGTGTGacatctttttcattttatagttaGGTATCTAATCTTGTGGCTTTATTTGACAGAATTTGGTGTGATCATGAATTGTTGGACAAGCTTTAGTGCAAATTATACCACATGATAGTATTGGGGCATAGTAATGAGTGGGATAAAGGGAAGGAATTGGGGTATGATTGAATGATGGGCCTAAGcctcaacaaaattataaaggTCTGGTTTATTTAAAAAGGTTGTTGGGAAAAGTTAGTTGATCTTTTGAATATTGATACTCACATTATTTGGTGGATAGAAATCTCATAATATCAAATGCCTTGGCCTCACATGGGTGGGGTTCATAACTACTCCATTTTACATTTGTTATTCTTTATTGTTAAAATAGTTAACCACAAGattcaaaattgaatgaacaatCTCAGCTCAGTTGGGAAGACCTTTTCTCCC
The genomic region above belongs to Salvia hispanica cultivar TCC Black 2014 chromosome 3, UniMelb_Shisp_WGS_1.0, whole genome shotgun sequence and contains:
- the LOC125214476 gene encoding uncharacterized protein LOC125214476, with the protein product MVAAKIMRWRPWPPLISRKFEVRLRVGSLECGDWAQDKDNCNGGLAVEIRWKGHKLSLGSFRRSVRRNCTREETVKRVDEPNGAVLVEWDEEFRNVCSLSGHKENVFHPWEISFSVLQGLTQGAKNKISIVGSASLNLAEYASKTEEHFEVKIPLTVSGILVESRPMLSLSFSFLELIDVQEAAVVVPSAVMSPPSPSVSGETCATEKDEVSALKAGLRKVKIFTEFVSTHKAKKACREEEGSEDTKSEEGEYAYSFDSDSLDEYDEGEPNETKEDSSVRKSFSYGTLAFANYAGVSCYSSDRINNEDLIYYSHRRKSDVGCSHVEDIASNIPEPASFQNSKRSILPWRKRKLSFRSPKAKGEPLLKKSYGEEGGDDIDFDRRQLSSDEGASLGWHRTDEESNTNRTSVSEFGDDSFAVGTWEQKEITSRDGHLKIQTEVFFASIDQRSERAAGQSACTALVAVIADWLHNSHNLMPIKSQFDTLIRDGSLEWRNLCEKETYRERFPDKHFDLETVIQAQIRRLCVVPGKSFVGFFHPEEGDFDFLHGAMSFDSIWDEITACSASNGEAPIFIVSWNDHFFILKVDSDAYYIIDTLGERLHEGCNQAYILKFDTNTTIFKLPDTSQSSQEKPVSEQLVNSEESAPVTVDTGEDHGQEEGVVCQGKESCKEYIKSFLAAIPIRELQADMKKGLPLSTLLHHRLQIEFHFTQAEEQLASSSPAMEVATCATQEVC